The Clostridium sp. AWRP genome has a window encoding:
- a CDS encoding metal-dependent hydrolase codes for MKGKTHAEMGIVTFLSVYNVLPGKFNYMGLLVVAFSSILPDVDHPKSIINKYILPFRNKTSKIMVYSSLGIGLLWYDYLYTNAPIIKAIGISFIIIAVSSHRNGLTHSLMGMILFSFIIGYLGNMYNVHYLVYYFMIGYGMHLLCDMVTNRGVPLFYPFKNKKFKLPLTYNTNSKIGSVIEDFLMIFGLLFTIYKLPIIFCK; via the coding sequence ATGAAGGGGAAAACTCATGCAGAAATGGGAATAGTTACTTTTTTGTCCGTTTACAATGTACTTCCGGGGAAATTTAATTATATGGGGCTTTTAGTAGTGGCATTTTCATCAATACTCCCAGATGTGGATCACCCTAAAAGTATAATAAACAAATATATACTTCCATTTAGAAATAAGACAAGTAAGATTATGGTGTATAGCTCTTTAGGGATAGGACTACTTTGGTACGATTATCTTTATACTAATGCACCTATTATTAAAGCTATTGGTATATCGTTTATAATAATAGCTGTATCTTCTCATAGAAATGGATTGACTCACAGCTTGATGGGGATGATATTGTTTTCTTTTATTATAGGATATTTAGGAAACATGTATAATGTACATTATTTGGTGTACTATTTTATGATAGGATATGGAATGCATCTCCTTTGTGACATGGTTACCAATAGAGGGGTACCCCTTTTTTACCCTTTTAAGAATAAAAAATTTAAGCTGCCGTTAACTTATAATACTAATTCTAAAATTGGTTCTGTAATAGAGGACTTTTTAATGATATTTGGGCTTTTATTTACAATATACAAGCTTCCAATCATATTTTGTAAGTAG
- a CDS encoding penicillin-binding transpeptidase domain-containing protein yields MNNIVNNIKKVMMVFLICFIALISYMTYFEMVVGPKIENSPYNRRLWIKRNEVLRGTIYDRNGNALTKSDPINSETQKREYTGGAMFAHVLGYVDQKYGITGLEKKYDEQLMSSNIQDSIKSLIQNKGKSQKKVGNSLKTTLDLETQKMAYDLLDGNKGAVVALNPKTGEVIALVSRPSFDPNDLANTWQQLNQDKTKPLLNRATAGLYPPGSTFKTVTAVSALENISGIQNRYFQDNGELPLGGGYSLHNFEGEVLGSINFKQAYTHSSNVYFGSLGIELGNDRLKQTAEKFFFNKEIPTDGIPVEPSKFPVLKSYEKGSIAQSAIGQSSDLASPLQMAVVTSTIANGGVFMKPHLVSDVLTSKGEEVKNIQAEQVGQIISSNTANTMKDLMKSVVESGTGTNASVEGVEVAGKTGTADNQTEGPGSPPHSWFIGFAPYDDPQIAVAVIVENGGQGGKLAASIASQVIRTALRK; encoded by the coding sequence ATGAATAACATAGTGAACAATATAAAAAAAGTGATGATGGTCTTCTTAATATGCTTTATAGCACTTATTTCTTATATGACTTATTTTGAAATGGTAGTGGGACCTAAGATAGAGAATAGTCCTTATAACAGAAGATTATGGATAAAGAGAAATGAGGTGCTTAGAGGAACCATATATGATAGAAATGGTAATGCACTTACTAAGAGCGATCCTATAAATTCTGAAACTCAGAAAAGGGAATACACAGGGGGGGCAATGTTTGCCCATGTACTTGGATATGTGGATCAAAAATATGGAATTACAGGACTTGAGAAGAAATATGATGAACAGTTAATGTCCAGTAATATTCAGGATAGTATAAAGAGCCTTATCCAGAATAAGGGAAAATCTCAAAAGAAAGTTGGAAATAGTTTAAAAACAACTTTGGATTTGGAAACTCAAAAAATGGCTTATGACCTGCTTGATGGAAATAAAGGGGCAGTTGTGGCATTAAACCCAAAGACTGGTGAAGTAATAGCACTTGTGTCAAGACCTTCTTTTGATCCTAATGACCTTGCAAATACGTGGCAGCAGTTAAATCAGGATAAAACTAAACCTCTTTTAAATAGAGCTACAGCAGGACTTTATCCACCTGGATCTACTTTTAAAACGGTAACTGCTGTAAGTGCATTGGAAAATATATCAGGAATTCAAAATAGATATTTTCAGGATAATGGTGAACTTCCTTTAGGTGGAGGATATTCTCTGCACAATTTTGAAGGAGAGGTTCTTGGAAGCATTAATTTTAAACAAGCGTATACTCATTCTAGCAATGTTTATTTTGGATCACTTGGAATTGAGCTTGGAAATGACAGGTTAAAACAAACTGCTGAAAAGTTTTTCTTTAACAAGGAAATACCTACAGATGGAATACCTGTAGAACCTAGCAAATTTCCAGTGTTAAAATCCTATGAAAAGGGAAGTATAGCTCAGAGTGCCATAGGGCAGAGCAGTGATTTGGCAAGTCCACTTCAAATGGCAGTAGTTACAAGCACTATAGCCAATGGTGGTGTCTTCATGAAACCTCATTTGGTAAGCGATGTGCTTACAAGTAAAGGTGAAGAAGTAAAGAACATACAGGCAGAACAAGTAGGCCAAATAATTTCTTCAAATACAGCAAATACTATGAAAGATCTTATGAAATCTGTTGTAGAATCGGGAACAGGAACTAATGCTTCTGTGGAAGGTGTAGAAGTAGCAGGAAAAACGGGGACAGCAGATAATCAGACAGAAGGACCTGGTTCACCACCTCATTCCTGGTTTATAGGTTTTGCACCTTATGATGATCCACAGATAGCTGTGGCGGTAATTGTAGAAAATGGAGGACAGGGAGGAAAGTTAGCTGCTTCTATAGCTTCGCAAGTTATAAGAACAGCATTAAGAAAATAA
- a CDS encoding FtsW/RodA/SpoVE family cell cycle protein, with translation MDTTRDEKKLLRYTYLLCFVCFLNLAIIKQPFDKGAMIMALVTCLLIGYSYFVIRKFFSDGDKYIFIFSSILSVIGMVMIYRIDTAASIKQIIWFAIGVTGFILIVVLMPDTSGFSKYKYIYLVVTLIFMAMGTFSGIEINGSKNWVSLGGIQFQPSEFGKLFLVAYLAAELKDYKNFKNLIIPCAVVMLSLVFMVIQRDLGSALIFFGISVTMLYIATSKFRYVAICFLLSAAGSVVSYRLFNHVRTRVMIWKNPWPYANNQSYQIVQSMFSIASGGLTGTGLGLGHPEYVPINTTDFIFAVLCEELGILIGFAIIILYFLLFYRCMRAAVYGNDKFSRLLAVGYSAMIASQVLVIVGGVMNAIPLTGITLPLVSRGGSSMLITFFSLGIIQKISEEGR, from the coding sequence TTGGATACTACTAGAGATGAAAAAAAGTTATTAAGATATACATATTTGTTATGTTTTGTATGCTTCCTCAATTTGGCAATTATAAAGCAACCTTTTGACAAAGGTGCTATGATAATGGCACTGGTAACTTGTCTTCTTATAGGATATTCTTACTTTGTAATAAGAAAATTTTTCTCCGACGGAGATAAATATATATTCATTTTTTCTAGTATATTGTCAGTTATAGGTATGGTGATGATATATAGAATAGATACTGCAGCATCTATTAAACAAATAATTTGGTTCGCAATTGGAGTTACTGGCTTCATACTCATTGTTGTGTTAATGCCAGATACTAGTGGATTCAGCAAGTATAAATATATATATTTAGTAGTTACATTAATATTTATGGCAATGGGTACTTTTTCAGGTATTGAAATTAATGGTTCAAAAAACTGGGTTAGCCTAGGTGGAATTCAGTTTCAGCCATCGGAATTTGGAAAACTATTTTTGGTAGCCTATTTAGCGGCAGAATTAAAGGATTACAAAAATTTTAAAAATTTAATAATACCTTGTGCAGTAGTAATGCTATCCTTAGTGTTTATGGTAATTCAAAGGGACCTTGGATCTGCTCTCATATTTTTTGGAATATCTGTAACTATGCTGTATATAGCTACTTCTAAATTTAGGTATGTAGCTATATGTTTTTTGCTTTCAGCAGCAGGGTCAGTAGTAAGCTATAGGTTGTTTAATCATGTTAGAACTAGAGTTATGATATGGAAAAATCCTTGGCCTTATGCAAATAATCAGAGTTATCAAATTGTCCAATCTATGTTTTCTATAGCATCTGGAGGACTTACTGGAACGGGACTTGGACTAGGACATCCGGAATATGTGCCTATTAATACTACAGATTTTATATTTGCGGTGTTGTGTGAAGAACTTGGAATACTTATAGGATTTGCCATAATAATACTGTACTTTTTATTGTTTTATAGATGTATGAGAGCTGCTGTCTATGGAAATGATAAATTCTCAAGACTTTTGGCAGTAGGCTATAGTGCAATGATTGCATCTCAGGTTTTAGTTATAGTTGGTGGTGTTATGAATGCTATTCCACTTACAGGTATAACGTTACCTCTTGTAAGCAGGGGAGGAAGTTCTATGCTAATAACATTTTTTTCACTGGGTATAATTCAGAAGATATCAGAAGAGGGTAGGTAG
- the uvrC gene encoding excinuclease ABC subunit UvrC yields MFDFEYQLKVLPDKPGVYLMKNSLGEVIYVGKAKILKNRVRQYFQNSKNHSEKVKAMVKHIAEFEYIVTDSEMEALILECNLIKKYRPRYNILLKDDKGYPLIKITVNEDFPRIISARNMVKDGCKYFGPYISPSAVYETMEIIKKIFPIRTCRLSIKEGEVKGRPCLNYYIGLCKAPCTGYITKEEYGKIVSGVMDFLSGKNRDISKKLKEDMEIASEKLEFEKAAELRDKILAVQKIIEKQKITTGGFEDEDFINMYSDNVDSCVQVFFSRSGKIIGREHFILENTQDLPKSEIVSNFIEEFYGGTAYIAKTIYVPEADEIELLQNWLSMKKDARVYIKIPQKGEKRATLNMVEENARTTLKNFKLKLIQDKKMYNTSLEELTEVLDMEDIPHRIEAYDISNIQGVDSVGTMVVFEDGRAKNSDYRRFKINSVKGANDYDSMREILTRRFKHGFDEIERIKKKNLKFSAGKFCAFPDLILMDGGKGQVNAALEVLRKFNIGIPVCGMVKDDRHRTRGLIYKNEEVLISPHSNVIKLIARIQDEVHRFAITYHRSLRNKRVLHSVLEDIPNVGNKRRKELLKKFESIENIKKAAMNELMDTPSIDRRTAESIISYFKKNEN; encoded by the coding sequence GTGTTTGATTTTGAATATCAGTTAAAGGTATTACCGGATAAACCGGGAGTATATTTAATGAAAAACTCTTTAGGTGAGGTAATATATGTTGGAAAGGCAAAAATTTTAAAGAATAGAGTTAGGCAGTACTTTCAAAATTCTAAGAATCATTCTGAAAAGGTAAAGGCTATGGTGAAGCATATTGCTGAGTTTGAATATATAGTTACAGATTCAGAAATGGAAGCTCTTATTTTAGAATGTAATTTAATTAAAAAATATAGACCTAGGTATAATATTCTTTTAAAGGATGACAAAGGGTATCCTCTTATAAAAATAACAGTAAATGAGGATTTCCCGAGAATAATATCCGCTAGAAATATGGTAAAAGATGGATGCAAATATTTTGGACCTTATATCAGTCCTTCTGCTGTATATGAAACTATGGAAATTATAAAAAAGATATTTCCAATTAGAACTTGCAGACTGTCAATAAAAGAAGGAGAAGTGAAGGGAAGGCCTTGTTTAAACTACTATATAGGATTGTGTAAGGCTCCTTGCACTGGATATATTACTAAAGAGGAATACGGAAAAATCGTAAGTGGAGTTATGGATTTCTTATCGGGAAAAAATAGAGACATAAGTAAAAAACTTAAAGAAGATATGGAAATTGCCTCAGAAAAACTCGAATTTGAAAAAGCTGCAGAGTTGAGAGATAAAATTCTAGCAGTGCAAAAGATAATTGAAAAACAGAAGATAACCACTGGAGGATTTGAAGATGAAGATTTTATAAATATGTACTCAGATAATGTGGACAGCTGTGTTCAAGTATTTTTTTCCAGATCCGGAAAGATAATAGGAAGAGAGCATTTTATCTTAGAAAATACACAGGATTTGCCTAAGAGTGAAATAGTATCAAATTTTATAGAGGAATTTTATGGGGGAACTGCATATATAGCAAAAACAATATATGTGCCTGAAGCTGACGAAATTGAACTCCTCCAGAATTGGCTTAGTATGAAAAAAGATGCCCGGGTATATATTAAAATACCTCAAAAAGGAGAAAAAAGGGCTACTTTAAATATGGTGGAGGAAAATGCCAGGACAACTTTAAAAAATTTTAAATTGAAATTAATTCAAGATAAAAAGATGTACAATACTTCTCTTGAAGAACTTACAGAAGTATTAGATATGGAAGATATACCCCACAGAATAGAAGCATATGACATATCTAATATTCAGGGTGTGGACTCAGTAGGTACCATGGTAGTGTTTGAAGATGGAAGAGCTAAAAATAGTGATTATAGAAGATTCAAAATAAATTCTGTAAAAGGAGCCAATGACTACGATAGTATGAGGGAAATACTGACTAGAAGATTTAAACATGGCTTTGATGAGATAGAAAGAATAAAGAAAAAAAATTTGAAGTTTAGTGCAGGAAAGTTTTGTGCCTTTCCAGATTTAATTCTTATGGATGGTGGAAAGGGTCAGGTAAATGCGGCCTTGGAGGTGTTAAGAAAATTTAATATAGGCATACCTGTGTGTGGAATGGTAAAAGATGATAGACATAGGACTAGGGGACTTATATATAAAAATGAGGAAGTTTTGATATCTCCGCATTCCAATGTAATTAAACTCATTGCTAGAATACAAGATGAAGTTCATAGGTTTGCAATAACCTATCATAGGAGCTTGAGAAACAAAAGAGTACTTCATTCTGTATTAGAAGACATACCTAATGTAGGTAACAAGAGAAGAAAAGAATTGTTAAAAAAATTTGAAAGTATAGAGAATATAAAAAAAGCTGCAATGAATGAACTTATGGATACGCCTTCAATAGATAGACGTACGGCGGAAAGCATAATTTCATATTTTAAAAAGAATGAAAATTGA